A single window of Modestobacter italicus DNA harbors:
- a CDS encoding metal-sensitive transcriptional regulator, whose translation MTGYADNKEQVLARLKRVEGQVRGIARMVEQDTYCIDVLTQVSAATKALQAVALGLLDDHLGHCVRDAVTSSADDDGAAAEAKIAEASAAIARLVRS comes from the coding sequence ATGACCGGTTACGCCGACAACAAGGAGCAGGTCCTCGCGCGGCTCAAGCGCGTCGAGGGCCAGGTCCGGGGCATCGCCCGGATGGTCGAGCAGGACACGTACTGCATCGACGTCCTGACCCAGGTGTCCGCGGCGACCAAGGCCCTGCAGGCGGTCGCCCTCGGCCTGCTCGACGACCACCTCGGGCACTGCGTCCGGGACGCGGTGACCAGCAGCGCCGACGACGACGGCGCGGCCGCCGAGGCGAAGATCGCCGAGGCCTCGGCCGCCATCGCCCGGCTCGTCCGGTCCTGA
- a CDS encoding histidine phosphatase family protein, with amino-acid sequence MGELVVVRHGQTEWSTSGQHTGLTDLPLLPGGEDDARRLRPVLAERHITHAFVSPLTRARRTAELAGLFDDGIETAVDPDLVEVDYGRWEGRTTPEIRAELGHPWSLWADGTEPGETPGESLDQVAERVDRVLERARPLLADGDVALVAHGHVLRILTARYLGFGPEKGALFPLATGRYGVLGAEHDWPALTGWNTGCP; translated from the coding sequence GTGGGTGAGCTGGTGGTCGTCCGGCACGGGCAGACCGAGTGGAGCACGAGTGGGCAGCACACCGGGCTCACCGACCTGCCGTTGCTCCCCGGCGGGGAGGACGACGCCCGCCGGCTGCGCCCGGTGCTGGCGGAGCGGCACATCACGCACGCCTTCGTCAGCCCGCTGACCCGGGCCCGGCGCACCGCGGAGCTCGCCGGGCTGTTCGACGACGGCATCGAGACGGCGGTCGACCCGGACCTGGTCGAGGTCGACTACGGCCGCTGGGAGGGCCGGACGACCCCGGAGATCCGCGCCGAGCTGGGCCACCCGTGGTCGCTGTGGGCGGACGGCACCGAGCCCGGCGAGACCCCCGGGGAGAGCCTGGACCAGGTGGCCGAGCGGGTCGACCGGGTGCTGGAGCGGGCCCGCCCGCTGCTGGCCGACGGTGACGTCGCCCTCGTCGCGCACGGGCACGTGCTGCGCATCCTCACCGCCCGCTACCTCGGCTTCGGCCCGGAGAAGGGCGCGCTGTTCCCGCTGGCCACGGGGCGCTACGGCGTCCTCGGCGCCGAGCACGACTGGCCCGCGCTCACCGGCTGGAACACCGGCTGCCCCTGA
- a CDS encoding EAL domain-containing protein: MTGPVDVVRPSWETPQRARRLLLASTLSHVLPSISRVAGAMGLRIGTAPGLLDIVDDEGGRRIDRLLQRLARELTTAETEAVRVTTDPPSDGVALATRLLTAPTLAVELARRGVTVEMSLLTDAVLWPVYQPIMSLTSGGMVGHEALLRGRVDGREVGGGDLFFLAERAGWLRRLDRLAREAAITGAAGWLGGADLYVNSNPAAVHRPSVCLASTEAVVHDSGIDPRQLVFEVVASHAVTDREHLLSVLEHHRSLGWRIALDDVHVGWSSLALVSVVRPDVLKLSKTLVARLHEPGPNAIARALTELTHVQGGLVVAEGIESEQTADQARAIGADLGQGWLFGRPVRPEPESEPELVLA; encoded by the coding sequence GTGACCGGTCCTGTCGACGTCGTGCGTCCCTCCTGGGAGACCCCCCAGCGTGCCCGCCGGCTGCTGCTGGCCTCCACGCTCAGCCACGTGCTGCCCAGCATCTCCCGGGTCGCCGGGGCGATGGGCCTGCGGATCGGCACCGCCCCCGGGCTGCTGGACATCGTCGACGACGAGGGCGGCCGGCGGATCGACCGGCTGCTGCAGCGGCTGGCGCGCGAGCTCACCACCGCCGAGACCGAGGCCGTGCGGGTGACCACCGACCCGCCGTCGGACGGCGTCGCCCTCGCCACCCGGCTGCTCACCGCGCCGACGCTGGCGGTGGAGCTCGCCCGCCGGGGGGTCACGGTCGAGATGTCGCTGCTCACCGACGCCGTGCTGTGGCCGGTGTACCAGCCGATCATGTCGCTGACCAGCGGCGGGATGGTGGGGCACGAGGCGCTGCTGCGCGGCCGCGTCGACGGCCGCGAGGTCGGTGGCGGGGACCTGTTCTTCCTCGCCGAGCGGGCCGGCTGGCTGCGCCGGCTGGACCGGCTGGCCCGGGAGGCCGCGATCACCGGCGCCGCCGGCTGGCTGGGCGGCGCCGACCTGTACGTCAACTCCAACCCGGCCGCCGTCCACCGGCCGTCGGTCTGCCTGGCCAGCACCGAGGCGGTGGTGCACGACAGCGGCATCGACCCGCGGCAGCTGGTCTTCGAGGTGGTCGCCTCGCACGCGGTCACCGACCGGGAGCACCTGCTGTCGGTGCTGGAGCACCACCGGTCGCTGGGCTGGCGGATCGCGCTGGACGACGTGCACGTCGGCTGGTCGAGCCTGGCGCTGGTGTCGGTCGTCCGGCCCGACGTGCTGAAGCTGAGCAAGACGCTGGTCGCCCGGCTGCACGAGCCGGGCCCCAACGCGATCGCCCGGGCGCTGACCGAGCTCACCCACGTGCAGGGCGGCCTGGTCGTCGCCGAGGGGATCGAGAGCGAGCAGACGGCGGACCAGGCGCGGGCCATCGGCGCCGACCTGGGCCAGGGCTGGCTGTTCGGCCGGCCGGTGCGCCCCGAGCCGGAGTCCGAGCCGGAGCTCGTCCTCGCCTGA
- a CDS encoding heavy metal translocating P-type ATPase, whose product MTCASCANRIERKLNKLDGVRASVNYATEAATVRFDPARVGTDRLLETVAAAGYSAALPAPTAAEEDPVAADPEAGLRQRLLVSAALALPVLLLSMVPALQFDDWQWLALTLASPVAVWGAWPFHRAAVLNARHGASTMDTLVSIGITAAYLWSVWALFLGDAGTTGMTMAFQLLPERGTGGDELYLEVASAVTVFLLAGRYAEARAKRRSGAALTALLELGARDAAVLRDGTEHRVPIDQLVVGDRFVVRPGEKVATDGVVVSGTSAVDLSMLTGESVPVEVTAGDRVTGATVNVGGRLVVEATRVGDATTLAQLGRLVTAAQSGKAPVQRLADRVSAVFVPVVLVIALGTLLGWLLTTGDVTAALTAAVAVLVIACPCALGLATPTALLVGTGRGAQLGVLIKGPEVLESTRRVDTVLLDKTGTVTTGQMSLVDVAGHPDTLRLAAAVEAGSEHPIARAIVAAASGPLPPVEVFASQAGIGVSGTVEGRQVVVGGREELPVALADVAEAAEAAGRTAVRVAWDGEVRGVLVVADTVKPSSAAAIRRLRALGLSPVLVTGDNAGAAAAVARAVGLDGDEVVAGVLPAGKVDVVRRLQAEGRVVAMVGDGVNDAPALAQADLGLAMGSGTDVAIEASDLTLVRADLDAAVDAVRLSRRTLAVIRGNLFWAFAYNVALVPLAALGFLNPVLAGLAMAASSVLVVANSLRLRGFRSAVEAG is encoded by the coding sequence ATGACCTGCGCCAGCTGCGCGAACCGCATCGAGCGCAAGCTCAACAAGCTCGACGGCGTGCGGGCCAGTGTCAACTACGCGACCGAGGCGGCCACCGTCCGGTTCGACCCGGCCCGGGTCGGCACCGACCGGCTGCTGGAGACCGTCGCGGCCGCGGGCTACTCCGCCGCCCTCCCGGCCCCGACGGCGGCCGAGGAGGACCCGGTCGCCGCCGACCCGGAGGCCGGGCTGCGGCAGCGGCTGCTGGTCAGCGCGGCGCTCGCACTGCCGGTGCTGCTGCTGTCGATGGTGCCCGCGCTGCAGTTCGACGACTGGCAGTGGCTGGCGCTGACGCTGGCCAGCCCGGTCGCGGTGTGGGGCGCCTGGCCCTTCCACCGCGCCGCCGTGCTCAACGCCCGGCACGGCGCCAGCACCATGGACACCCTGGTCTCGATCGGGATCACCGCCGCCTACCTGTGGTCGGTGTGGGCGCTGTTCCTCGGCGACGCCGGCACGACCGGCATGACGATGGCCTTCCAGCTGCTGCCCGAGCGGGGCACCGGCGGGGACGAGCTGTACCTCGAGGTGGCCTCCGCCGTCACCGTCTTCCTGCTCGCCGGCCGGTACGCCGAGGCGCGGGCCAAGCGGCGCTCCGGAGCCGCGCTCACCGCGCTGCTGGAGCTGGGTGCCCGGGACGCCGCGGTGCTCCGCGACGGCACCGAGCACCGGGTGCCGATCGACCAGCTCGTCGTCGGCGACCGCTTCGTCGTCCGGCCGGGGGAGAAGGTGGCCACCGACGGCGTCGTGGTCAGCGGCACCAGCGCCGTCGACCTGTCGATGCTGACCGGCGAGAGCGTCCCGGTGGAGGTCACCGCCGGCGACCGGGTCACCGGCGCCACCGTCAACGTGGGCGGCCGGCTCGTGGTCGAGGCGACCCGGGTCGGCGACGCCACCACGCTGGCCCAGCTCGGCCGCCTGGTCACCGCCGCGCAGAGCGGCAAGGCGCCGGTCCAGCGGCTGGCCGACCGGGTGTCGGCGGTCTTCGTGCCGGTCGTCCTGGTGATCGCCCTGGGCACGCTGCTCGGCTGGCTGCTCACCACCGGCGACGTGACGGCGGCGTTGACCGCGGCCGTCGCCGTCCTGGTCATCGCCTGCCCCTGCGCGCTCGGCCTGGCCACGCCCACGGCGCTGCTGGTCGGCACCGGCCGCGGTGCCCAGCTCGGCGTGCTGATCAAGGGCCCGGAGGTGCTGGAGAGCACCCGCCGGGTCGACACCGTGCTGCTGGACAAGACCGGCACGGTGACCACCGGGCAGATGAGCCTGGTCGACGTCGCCGGGCACCCGGACACGCTCCGGCTGGCCGCCGCCGTCGAGGCCGGGTCCGAGCACCCGATCGCCCGCGCGATCGTCGCCGCCGCGAGCGGGCCGCTGCCGCCGGTCGAGGTGTTCGCCAGCCAGGCGGGCATCGGCGTCAGCGGCACGGTCGAGGGCCGTCAGGTGGTGGTCGGCGGCCGGGAGGAGCTCCCCGTCGCGCTGGCCGACGTCGCCGAGGCGGCCGAGGCCGCGGGCCGCACCGCCGTGCGGGTGGCCTGGGACGGCGAGGTGCGCGGCGTGCTCGTGGTCGCCGACACCGTGAAGCCGAGCAGCGCCGCGGCGATCCGGCGGCTGCGTGCGCTCGGCCTGTCGCCGGTGCTGGTCACCGGGGACAACGCCGGCGCGGCCGCGGCGGTCGCCCGGGCCGTCGGGCTGGACGGCGACGAGGTGGTGGCCGGGGTGCTGCCGGCGGGCAAGGTCGACGTCGTCCGCCGGCTGCAGGCGGAGGGCCGGGTCGTCGCCATGGTCGGGGACGGCGTGAACGACGCGCCGGCGCTGGCCCAGGCCGACCTCGGGCTGGCCATGGGCTCGGGCACCGACGTGGCGATCGAGGCCAGCGACCTGACCCTCGTGCGGGCCGACCTCGACGCCGCGGTCGACGCGGTCCGGCTGTCCCGGCGGACGCTCGCGGTGATCCGCGGCAACCTGTTCTGGGCGTTCGCCTACAACGTCGCCCTGGTGCCGCTGGCCGCGCTCGGCTTCCTCAACCCGGTCCTGGCCGGGCTGGCGATGGCGGCGTCCTCGGTGCTGGTGGTCGCCAACAGCCTGCGGCTGCGCGGCTTCCGGTCGGCGGTCGAGGCGGGCTGA
- a CDS encoding heavy-metal-associated domain-containing protein, producing the protein MSTLDFTVSGMTCQHCVASVTEEVTELPGVSEVDVDLATGRLHVVGEVTAEQVQAAVAEAGSYTAQPA; encoded by the coding sequence GTGTCCACCCTGGACTTCACCGTCAGCGGCATGACCTGCCAGCACTGCGTCGCCTCCGTGACCGAGGAGGTCACCGAGCTCCCCGGCGTCAGCGAGGTCGACGTCGACCTGGCCACCGGCCGGCTGCACGTGGTCGGCGAGGTGACCGCCGAGCAGGTGCAGGCCGCCGTCGCCGAGGCCGGCAGCTACACCGCGCAGCCCGCGTGA
- a CDS encoding NAD-dependent epimerase/dehydratase family protein translates to MAELTSGLLPGMTVAVTGASGNVGTALLRALADAGVGEVRGLARRRPPETEPYAGVRWTTADLGSPDSEPVLAEFLAGADAVVHLAWALIPDRQPDLLHAVNIEGTRRVLAAAGAAGVPHVVHMSSIGTYAAGPQVHPVGEDWPATGVPSSQYSRQKVECEQMVAAFAAEHPTTTVSVTRPTLVLQPDAASEIGRYFLGPLLFPAARAVPGAVAKLLPLPLPSSLHLGFVHSDDVADGIARILDRQAPGAFNFSAPPNFDADGIAHALGVRRVPVPAVVLRTGMQAAFLAHVLQIEPGWLDLGIGVPPLDTTRARSLLGWRATHNGGDLLREFVAALGSGAGHTGPLLHPGTGPEHTPA, encoded by the coding sequence ATGGCTGAGCTGACCAGCGGACTCCTCCCGGGCATGACCGTGGCCGTCACCGGCGCCAGCGGCAACGTGGGCACGGCCCTGCTGCGCGCCCTCGCCGACGCGGGCGTGGGCGAGGTGCGCGGGCTGGCCCGGCGCCGTCCGCCGGAGACCGAGCCGTACGCCGGGGTCCGCTGGACGACCGCCGACCTCGGCTCCCCGGACAGCGAGCCGGTGCTCGCCGAGTTCCTCGCCGGCGCCGACGCGGTCGTCCATCTGGCCTGGGCGCTCATCCCCGACCGGCAGCCCGACCTGCTGCACGCGGTGAACATCGAGGGCACCCGGCGGGTGCTCGCCGCGGCCGGCGCGGCCGGGGTGCCGCACGTCGTGCACATGTCCTCGATCGGCACCTACGCCGCCGGGCCGCAGGTGCACCCGGTCGGCGAGGACTGGCCCGCCACCGGTGTGCCCAGCTCGCAGTACAGCCGGCAGAAGGTCGAGTGCGAGCAGATGGTCGCCGCCTTCGCCGCGGAGCACCCGACGACGACCGTCTCGGTCACCCGGCCCACCCTGGTGCTGCAGCCCGACGCGGCCAGCGAGATCGGCCGGTACTTCCTCGGGCCGCTGCTGTTCCCCGCGGCCCGGGCGGTGCCGGGGGCGGTGGCCAAGCTGCTGCCGCTGCCGCTGCCGAGCTCGCTGCACCTGGGCTTCGTGCACAGCGACGACGTCGCCGACGGGATCGCCCGCATCCTCGACCGGCAGGCGCCGGGCGCGTTCAACTTCTCCGCGCCCCCGAACTTCGACGCCGACGGGATCGCGCACGCGCTCGGGGTCCGCCGGGTGCCGGTGCCCGCGGTCGTGCTGCGCACCGGGATGCAGGCCGCCTTCCTGGCCCACGTGCTGCAGATCGAGCCCGGCTGGCTGGACCTCGGCATCGGGGTGCCGCCGCTGGACACCACCCGCGCGCGCTCTCTGCTCGGCTGGCGGGCCACGCACAACGGCGGCGACCTGCTGCGGGAGTTCGTCGCGGCGCTGGGCAGCGGCGCGGGCCACACGGGCCCGCTGCTCCACCCCGGCACCGGCCCCGAGCACACCCCCGCCTGA
- a CDS encoding TetR-like C-terminal domain-containing protein produces MPNQNGSDGGRPGRGGRPRDPSRDGAIRGAILQVLAESGYAGLTMDAVAAAAGVGKATIYRRWRTKSDLVADAVAELSSMSIDTPDTGSLEGDLRVLLRWLVAAVNGPLGAATLSLLSALPHEPGLREAFHSGPMGVWSTTFREVWERAEARGEVHEPIAGTAVSATASAPILQRWLFSAEPVPEAFADELLADVVMPLITARNAA; encoded by the coding sequence GTGCCCAACCAGAACGGCTCCGACGGTGGACGACCGGGTCGCGGAGGCCGCCCGCGCGACCCGTCGCGCGACGGCGCCATCCGGGGGGCGATCCTGCAGGTGCTGGCCGAGTCCGGCTACGCGGGCCTGACCATGGACGCGGTGGCCGCCGCGGCCGGCGTGGGCAAGGCGACGATCTACCGGCGCTGGCGCACCAAGTCCGACCTGGTCGCCGACGCCGTCGCCGAGCTGAGCTCGATGTCGATCGACACCCCGGACACCGGGTCGCTCGAGGGCGACCTGCGGGTGCTGCTGCGCTGGCTGGTCGCCGCGGTCAACGGTCCGCTCGGCGCGGCCACCTTGTCGCTGCTGTCGGCCCTGCCGCACGAGCCGGGGCTGCGCGAGGCCTTCCACAGCGGCCCGATGGGCGTGTGGAGCACGACGTTCCGGGAGGTCTGGGAGCGGGCCGAGGCCCGCGGTGAGGTGCACGAGCCGATCGCCGGGACGGCGGTGTCCGCGACCGCGAGCGCGCCCATCCTGCAGCGCTGGCTGTTCAGCGCCGAGCCGGTGCCCGAGGCCTTCGCCGACGAGCTGCTCGCCGACGTCGTCATGCCGCTGATCACCGCGCGCAACGCCGCCTGA
- a CDS encoding acyl-CoA dehydrogenase family protein — protein sequence MDADVFAEVKDAVRRLVREVVVPREEEIDLDDRIPDELRSAAAEMGLFGYALPEEHGGLGVSMSEDVQLAFEFGYTTPAFRSLFGTNNGIAGQVIARFGSEEQKKAYLPRLAAGELIGSFALTEAEAGSDPAGLRTTARRDGDGWVITGGKRYITNAPIADLFVVFARSDPQEKGGRGISSFVVDATAPGVTVGPHDKKMGQSGAWTAEVFFDDVRVPADALIGEEGRGYAKALTVLSRGRLHIAALCVGMAQRVLDESVAYAATAKQGGAPIGRFQLVQAMIAETHAELLAARSMVLDVAARYDSGEDTSVGPSSAKLFCSEMVGRATDRAVQVHGGLGYLRTTPVERFYRDARLYRLYEGTSEVQKVIIGGALLRAAGMPKP from the coding sequence ATGGACGCTGATGTCTTCGCCGAGGTCAAGGACGCCGTTCGCCGGCTGGTCCGCGAGGTCGTGGTGCCCCGCGAGGAGGAGATCGACCTCGACGACCGCATCCCCGATGAGCTGCGCAGCGCGGCCGCGGAGATGGGGCTGTTCGGCTACGCCCTGCCCGAGGAGCACGGCGGGCTCGGCGTCTCGATGAGCGAGGACGTGCAGCTGGCCTTCGAGTTCGGCTACACGACGCCGGCGTTCCGGTCGCTGTTCGGCACCAACAACGGCATCGCCGGTCAGGTCATCGCCCGGTTCGGCAGCGAGGAGCAGAAGAAGGCCTACCTGCCGCGGCTGGCCGCCGGCGAGCTGATCGGCTCGTTCGCGCTCACCGAGGCCGAGGCGGGCTCGGACCCGGCGGGCCTGCGCACCACCGCCCGGCGGGACGGCGACGGGTGGGTGATCACCGGCGGCAAGCGCTACATCACCAACGCGCCGATCGCCGACCTGTTCGTCGTCTTCGCCCGCAGCGACCCGCAGGAGAAGGGCGGCCGCGGCATCTCCAGCTTCGTCGTCGACGCGACCGCCCCCGGGGTGACGGTCGGGCCGCACGACAAGAAGATGGGCCAGTCCGGCGCCTGGACCGCCGAGGTCTTCTTCGACGACGTCCGGGTGCCCGCCGACGCCCTCATCGGCGAGGAGGGCCGCGGCTACGCCAAGGCGCTCACCGTGCTCTCCCGCGGCCGGCTGCACATCGCCGCGCTCTGCGTCGGGATGGCCCAGCGGGTGCTCGACGAGTCCGTCGCCTACGCAGCCACCGCCAAGCAGGGCGGCGCCCCCATCGGCCGGTTCCAGCTGGTGCAGGCGATGATCGCCGAGACCCACGCCGAGCTGCTCGCCGCCCGCAGCATGGTCCTCGACGTCGCCGCCCGCTACGACTCGGGCGAGGACACCTCGGTGGGTCCGTCCTCGGCCAAGCTCTTCTGCAGCGAGATGGTCGGCCGGGCCACCGACCGCGCCGTCCAGGTGCACGGCGGGCTGGGCTACCTGCGGACAACCCCGGTCGAGCGCTTCTACCGCGACGCCCGGCTGTACCGCCTCTACGAGGGGACGAGCGAGGTGCAGAAGGTCATCATCGGCGGCGCGCTGCTCCGCGCCGCCGGCATGCCCAAGCCCTGA
- a CDS encoding winged helix DNA-binding domain-containing protein: MAVELTRADVLGFRVRAQQLDRTAGTLADTAVLDLGVQDTGADAGRWALAVRGVDDPDPADLALVWTLRGAPHLYRRADLPGVAAATAPFSDADAAKRVFDAAAPLKAAGIPVLTALDTVAAAMREVVTAPTVKGEMSRQLTAMVDPPYLRYCRPCAATHVYEQPFRLAALRAGLELQPDTSPPVLRPIPGFRPAASVPEHLDVVRGYLRLHGPATRQQVAGYLDAAVKDVTAHWPEDAVEVTVAGERRWALAADLDRLQAGPARSTRLLGPFDPYLQTRDRALLVPDGVRAKDLWRTLGRPGAVLVDGEVAGTWRPRKRGDQLTVLVEPWSEVPRAALEEQAGRLAAVRGSRLAGVEVSG, encoded by the coding sequence GTGGCCGTGGAGCTGACCCGAGCGGACGTGCTCGGCTTCCGCGTGCGCGCCCAGCAGCTGGACCGGACGGCGGGCACGCTCGCCGACACCGCCGTCCTCGACCTCGGCGTGCAGGACACCGGCGCCGACGCCGGCCGCTGGGCGCTGGCGGTCCGCGGCGTCGACGACCCGGACCCCGCGGACCTGGCGCTGGTGTGGACCCTCCGCGGCGCCCCGCACCTGTACCGCCGGGCCGACCTCCCCGGGGTGGCCGCGGCGACGGCGCCGTTCTCCGACGCCGACGCGGCGAAGCGGGTGTTCGACGCCGCGGCGCCGCTCAAGGCCGCCGGCATCCCCGTCCTGACCGCGCTGGACACGGTCGCGGCGGCGATGCGGGAGGTGGTCACCGCCCCGACGGTCAAGGGCGAGATGTCCCGGCAGCTCACCGCGATGGTGGACCCGCCCTACCTCCGGTACTGCCGGCCGTGCGCGGCCACGCACGTGTACGAGCAGCCGTTCCGGCTCGCCGCGCTGCGCGCCGGGCTGGAGCTGCAGCCGGACACCTCTCCCCCGGTGCTCCGGCCGATCCCCGGCTTCCGGCCGGCCGCGTCGGTGCCCGAGCACCTGGACGTCGTCCGGGGCTACCTGCGGCTGCACGGGCCCGCCACCCGCCAGCAGGTCGCCGGCTACCTGGACGCGGCGGTCAAGGACGTGACGGCGCACTGGCCCGAGGACGCCGTCGAGGTCACCGTGGCCGGCGAGCGGCGGTGGGCGCTGGCCGCCGACCTCGACCGGCTGCAGGCCGGCCCGGCCCGCAGCACCCGGCTGCTCGGCCCGTTCGACCCCTACCTGCAGACCCGGGACCGCGCGCTGCTGGTGCCCGACGGGGTGCGTGCCAAGGACCTCTGGCGCACCCTCGGCCGCCCCGGCGCGGTGCTGGTCGACGGTGAGGTCGCCGGCACGTGGCGGCCCCGCAAGCGCGGTGACCAGCTGACCGTGCTGGTCGAGCCGTGGTCCGAGGTCCCGCGTGCCGCGCTGGAGGAGCAGGCCGGCCGGCTGGCCGCCGTCCGCGGGAGCCGGCTGGCCGGGGTGGAGGTCAGCGGTTGA
- a CDS encoding dihydrofolate reductase family protein: protein MGLVHIELFATLDLVGQAPGGPQEDPEGFPFGGWQAPLLDEVAGAQVGAAYEGTDALLLGRRTYDIFAAFWPHQEGGEDDAFAALFNRIPKYVASRGTPDLSWAGSSQLGPDLPAAVREVRDRHQHVSVVGSLDLVQTLLRERLFDRLDLWVHPIVLGVGKKVFAGGAVPTNLTLLEPPAAGGRGTVYLRYGLAEGVPATGDMSAPDRGVAREA, encoded by the coding sequence ATGGGACTCGTGCACATCGAGCTCTTCGCCACCCTCGACCTCGTCGGGCAGGCGCCCGGTGGGCCCCAGGAGGACCCCGAGGGGTTCCCGTTCGGCGGCTGGCAGGCGCCCCTGCTCGACGAGGTCGCCGGCGCGCAGGTCGGTGCCGCGTACGAGGGCACCGACGCCCTGCTGCTCGGCCGGCGGACCTACGACATCTTCGCCGCCTTCTGGCCGCACCAGGAGGGCGGCGAGGACGACGCGTTCGCCGCCCTCTTCAACCGCATCCCGAAGTACGTGGCCTCCCGCGGCACGCCCGACCTGTCGTGGGCCGGGTCCAGCCAGCTCGGCCCGGACCTGCCTGCGGCGGTACGTGAGGTCCGGGACCGGCACCAGCACGTGAGCGTCGTCGGGAGCCTGGACCTGGTGCAGACCCTGCTGCGGGAGAGGCTGTTCGACCGCCTCGACCTCTGGGTGCACCCGATCGTGCTCGGCGTCGGCAAGAAGGTCTTCGCCGGCGGCGCGGTGCCGACCAACCTCACCCTCCTCGAACCGCCCGCGGCCGGGGGGAGGGGCACGGTGTACCTGCGCTACGGGCTCGCCGAGGGCGTGCCCGCGACGGGGGACATGTCCGCACCCGACCGCGGCGTCGCGCGCGAGGCGTAG
- a CDS encoding aldo/keto reductase: MTTSTTQLTFDLGGDLTVHRLGYGAMQLTGPGVWGEPADRAGALAVVKAALEQGVDFIDTADSYGPQVSEQIIAEAAFPYPDGLVIATKAGLTRTGPGEWPPVGRPAYLKQQVELSLRNLKVDRIDLIQLHRIDSEVPLADQLGAFAELKEQGKVRHIGVSEVSVEELRAAQAITEIVSVQNLYNLTNRQSQDVLEYAEAQGIAFIPWFPIATGDLAKPDSPVAAVAQELDATPSQVALAWLLQKSPVILPIPGTKSVEHLTENLGAARLTLSADDMAKLDALA; encoded by the coding sequence ATGACCACGTCCACCACGCAGCTCACCTTCGACCTCGGCGGCGACCTCACCGTCCACCGCCTCGGCTACGGCGCCATGCAGCTGACCGGTCCCGGTGTCTGGGGCGAGCCGGCCGACCGGGCCGGTGCCCTCGCCGTCGTCAAGGCCGCGCTCGAGCAGGGCGTCGACTTCATCGACACCGCGGACTCCTACGGCCCGCAGGTCAGCGAGCAGATCATCGCCGAGGCCGCCTTCCCGTACCCCGACGGGCTGGTCATCGCCACCAAGGCCGGCCTCACCCGCACCGGCCCGGGCGAGTGGCCGCCGGTGGGCCGCCCGGCCTACCTCAAGCAGCAGGTCGAGCTGTCGCTGCGCAACCTGAAGGTCGACCGGATCGACCTCATCCAGCTGCACCGCATCGACTCCGAGGTCCCGCTGGCCGACCAGCTCGGTGCCTTCGCCGAGCTGAAGGAGCAGGGCAAGGTCCGGCACATCGGCGTCTCTGAGGTCTCCGTCGAGGAGCTCCGGGCCGCCCAGGCGATCACGGAGATCGTCAGCGTGCAGAACCTCTACAACCTGACCAACCGGCAGAGCCAGGACGTGCTCGAGTACGCCGAGGCGCAGGGCATCGCCTTCATCCCGTGGTTCCCGATCGCCACCGGCGACCTGGCCAAGCCCGACAGCCCGGTCGCGGCGGTGGCGCAGGAGCTCGACGCCACACCGTCCCAGGTGGCGCTGGCCTGGCTGCTGCAGAAGTCGCCGGTCATCCTGCCCATCCCGGGCACCAAGTCCGTCGAGCACCTGACGGAGAACCTGGGCGCCGCCAGGCTGACCCTGTCCGCCGACGACATGGCCAAGCTCGACGCCCTCGCCTGA